A genomic window from Lotus japonicus ecotype B-129 chromosome 1, LjGifu_v1.2 includes:
- the LOC130732615 gene encoding probable mitochondrial adenine nucleotide transporter BTL3 has translation MAMPTRKLCKQQQQQHSHSLSILSNPCSDFGSFTGGNGGLFLEPTIPDSFVRFLSSRIPTTQSSEPNPRRRCTVPVGCFMSVSLLAAKLSADKESTSDGVVQLPKVRVRRGNAVNTTKHLWAGAVAAMVSRTCLAPLERLKLEYILRGEKKNILELIRAIATSQGLKGFWKGNLVNILRTAPFKAVNFCAYDTYRKQLLRFSGNEETTNFERFIAGASAGITATVICLPLDTIRTKLVAPGGEVLGGVVGAFQYMIRTEGFFSLYKGLVPSLISMAPSGAVFYSVYDILKSAYLHSPEGMKRIQNMHKQGQELSAFDQLELGPVRTLLHGAIAGACAEFATYPFEVVRRNLQLQVQSTRLNTLATFVKIVEQGGIPALYAGLLPSLLQVLPSASISFFVYEFMKIVLKVE, from the exons ATGGCAATGCCAACACGGAAACTTTgcaagcaacaacaacaacaacattcaCATTCCCTTTCGATTTTATCCAACCCATGTTCCGATTTTGGTTCATTCACCGGAGGCAATGGGGGTTTGTTCCTGGAACCAACAATTCCCGATTCCTTCGTTCGATTCCTGTCTTCGAGGATTCCGACAACTCAGTCTTCCGAACCCAATCCTCGCCGGCGTTGTACTGTTCCGGTTGGGTGTTTTATGTCGGTGAGCTTGCTAGCTGCTAAACTTTCTGCCGACAAGGAGTCTACCTCGGACGGTGTCGTTCAGCTTCCAAAGGTTAGGGTAAGAAGAGGCAATGCCGTCAATACCACCAAGCATCTCTGGGCTGGTGCTGTAGCTGCCATGGTTTCCAG AACTTGTCTTGCCCCACTTGAAAGACTAAAGCTGGAATATATACTTCGTGGTGAGAAGAAGAATATCCTTGAGCTTATTAGAGCAATTGCCACTTCTCAAGGGTTGAAGGGCTTTTGGAAAGGGAACCTTGTAAATATTCTGCGAACGGCTCCCTTCAAAGCGGTTAATTTTTGTGCTTATGATACCTATAGAAAACAGCTACTCAGATTCTCCGGGAATGAGGAAACTACCAATTTTGAGAGGTTTATTGCTGGTGCTTCTGCGGGGATTACTGCTACTGTTATATGCCTGCCACTTGACACT ATCCGAACCAAGCTAGTGGCTCCTGGTGGAGAAGTTTTGGGCGGCGTAGTTGGTGCTTTCCAATACATGATTCGAACTGAAGGGTTCTTTTCTCTTTACAAGGGTCTAGTACCATCACTGATAAGCATGGCTCCTTCTGGTGCAGTTTTCTACAGTGTATATGATatactgaaatcagcttatctGCATTCACCAGAAGGAATGAAGAGAATCCAGAATATGCATAAACAGGGGCAGGAACTGAGTGCCTTTGATCAGCTTGAGTTGGGGCCAGTAAGGACATTGTTGCATGGGGCTATTGCTGGTGCATGTGCAGAATTTGCTACATACCCTTTTGAAGTGGTGAGGAGGAACCTTCAATTGCAAGTGCAGTCTACAAGATTAAATACTTTAGCAACTTTTGTCAAAATAGTGGAACAAGGTGGCATTCCAGCTCTTTATGCAGGACTTCTTCCCAGCTTATTACAG GTACTTCCTTCAGCTTCAATAAGTTTCTTTGTCTATGAGTTCATGAAGATTGTTCTCAAAGTGGAGTAG